The genomic interval CCATCGTTTGCAAAACGCAGGGACCAGCAATCAGTAGTAGCGGCTGGCCGGGGCCGCATGAGTAAGGTCCTATCTTGACGGGGGAGATTTGGAGCATGTTTTGTTTCTAAGTAGGTTTCTGAGTAGCGTTGAAGCTATGTAGAGAGGATTTTGGTGTGCGGGCTAGGCGCCGTCGGCTCACGATATCAACAGTCCGCACTCGGTAGAGTTTCGATGATCCTGGGGGCTGGGGCAATCGCAACAAAGCCCCTGAAAACCTTCATTGCGAGATTTTTCGCAATCGGGTGTCCAACTCAGCGATCGTCGCCGGGCCGATTCCACAACATCCCCCGATGATGGTTGCTCCGGCCGAGATCCATGTCATCGCATGATGGGCGTAGCGAGTGGTGTCGTGTTGCGATTGGCTGTGCCATCCACAACGTTCTTCGTCCACGCCCGCGTTGGCATAGGCTCCCACGGGCACTTTGAGATCTGCAGAAACCAGAGCCTGCAGGAATCGCAGGGTCTGTGATGCGGGAGTGCAATTGACGAGGATCGCGGAAGCACCTCGATCGACTGCGGCGAGGGCGATGTCTACCATTTCCGATTCGCTCAACAAGTCGGCATGGGGGCCAGCGGTGAGAGACAACCAAGTTTCGCTGCCCGTTCGAATCGCTTCCTCCACCGCGGAAAGTGATTCCGAGGGATGACAATGTGTTTCACACAAAATCAAGTCGCAACCGAACTGGTGCAAGGCGTTTGCAAACTCGCGTTGCTCGGGGCGTGGGTCGGGAGGTGACAGATCCGGACGATAACAATCGCACAGCGGCGGCAGGCTGCCAGCGACTCGATGATCATTGGGCACGGCGTTTCTGGCCAATCCAATCGCTCGGCGGGTCCATTGTGACCATTGCTGTCCGACCGTGCGACGTTGCGTTCGAAAGGTATTGGCTGTGTGAATCGTCGCACCGCTGGAAACGTAATCCCGGTGAATCGCGGTGATCACATCGGCATGATCTGAGATTGCGGTCGCGCTCCAAGCCAGGGATTGGTCATTGGCGGCGCCACGGGCGATCAGCTCCGTTCCCATGGCTCCATCCATTAACAAGACGGTTTGTTGGTGATCAGCCATGTCGAGGAACCGTAAAGAAGATGTGTAGCAAGGGATTCGTCCGATTTCGACTGTCCCGGGGAACAAGGCGATTCGACATCGCCCCGTCAACCACTTGCACCGCGAGTCATTATACTTCTGTCTTGAAACCACACGGTAACGATCTGGAGCACTGACTTGATCTCTCGCGTTTTTCAGCCAACTTGGATTCTCAGCACCTCGGCAACCCTTTGGATTGCGGTCTTGTGGTGTGCGAACGTTCACGGCGACTGTGACGCGACCCAGCTTTCTGCCCCGTACACGCTGTTGGTGATCGACAAATCCGGGTCGATGGAGATGACGGCGGACGAGCTGAGGGCGGAGGGATTGGCGATGTTGCCAATCGACGAAGGACGCAAACCTTGGGAAGCCGCGCGGGTGCGGATCGACGAGCTGCTCAATCGGCTCTCCGACGGTCGGATCGTCCGTGGAGGATTGTTCAGCAGCGAAGTGCAATGGCTGGACGAAGTCAGTCTTGATTCTGACGACGGCCGTGATCGTTTGAGAGGAATGATCGACGAACTGGCACCGGTCCGAGGCCAGGGCTCCACGGCGTTGTTCGAAGCGTTGAATGATGCGGTCGCGCAAGCCAGGACGTTGTCCGATGAAGACCCGTCACGAGATATCGCAATCATCGTCTATACCGACGGCGTGGATTCGACCCAAGACCCGACGGAGAAATCACGCAAGCGGGATCGCGTTCGCACCGAGTTTGCCAAGCTGGTGGACAGCAATCCCAACGTATGGCTTTACTACACGCCGATCATTCAAGGCAAAAGCGATGCCATCGAAACGATCATCGATCACTCGCACGCCGTCGGGGTCGGATTCAAGTTTCCGCTGCCATTGGCGATCGAGCCCACGGGGTTTGTTTTGCCGTCGGCCAAGCTGAATCCCAAAGCAACGATCAGCACCACC from Stieleria varia carries:
- a CDS encoding homocysteine S-methyltransferase family protein, whose translation is MADHQQTVLLMDGAMGTELIARGAANDQSLAWSATAISDHADVITAIHRDYVSSGATIHTANTFRTQRRTVGQQWSQWTRRAIGLARNAVPNDHRVAGSLPPLCDCYRPDLSPPDPRPEQREFANALHQFGCDLILCETHCHPSESLSAVEEAIRTGSETWLSLTAGPHADLLSESEMVDIALAAVDRGASAILVNCTPASQTLRFLQALVSADLKVPVGAYANAGVDEERCGWHSQSQHDTTRYAHHAMTWISAGATIIGGCCGIGPATIAELDTRLRKISQ